Within Mercenaria mercenaria strain notata chromosome 15, MADL_Memer_1, whole genome shotgun sequence, the genomic segment cagtaaccacttgtgggaatggattgaaacttcacacacttattcactgtgacaaactgacttacatggcacaggttccataactctattttgcttttttacaaaattatgcccctttttcgactaagaaatttttggttaaggttttgtatgtaagctagtatctcagtaaccacttgtgggaatggattgaaacttcacacacttattcactgtgatgaactgatctacattgcacaggttcaataactctattttgcttttttacaaaattatgcccctttttcgacttagaaatttttggttaaggttttgtatgtaagctggtatctcagtacttactaatgggaatggattgaaacttcacatacttgttcactatcatgatctgacatgcactaagcaagtcccataactctgctctcttttttttcaaaattatgtccctttttcgacttagcagtttttggttaaatttttgtatgtaatctgatatctcagtatccactaattagaatggattgaaacttcacacacttgttcactgtcatgatctaacatgcactgtgaaggtcccataactctacttggcatttttacaaaattatgcccctttgacttagcagtttttgtatgtaagctggtatctcagtatccacaaattggaaaggattgaaacttcacacacttgttcactgtcatgatatgacatgcagtacagaggttcaatacctctactttgcattttacaaaattatgcccctttttcaacttttgtattcattcaattgacaaggctgttgaataatcgagcgttgctgtcctccgacagctcttgttatcaggTATGATGAGTAACCTTTCTTATATGAATGTCCTTCTGTCTGAAAGTACAGCTCCAATATCtcaccatcaccatgtccatGTATGAGAAACTTCAGTATTCTGTATACTTTCACATGTTTCTTAGATAAAATGTTTCTCATAAAATGTACCTCAATCTCAGTAACTGAAGGTATGGTATCTACAAGTAAAATGTTCTTAGATGACACAACCTCTGTACAGAGTGACTTGAACTTTGGGTTGAAATCCTCACCGGAATACCATAAAAGCCAACCTCTTTGAGCACCTTTAAAAACTTTCTGTCCAGGAGAAAGATcaacatgaatatatttttcttcacCTGATCTATTCTTGTAAATAAATCGTAACATAGATGCTGGACCATGTTTCCGCACATACTTATCGAAGTGAATTGATCTTGTTACATTCAGTATTCCATTAGAACGAACATACTTTAAGGACTCTTTATGATCTGTTGTTACAGTATTTATACGTTCAGGTACAGTGAATAGTGCATCACCTGTAAGTGGAAACTGAAAATACCAATTTTTTacacataaaagaagaaaaatgaaatcaaattcatctggaaaattgttttttgtttcttcatAGAAGCTTCCCACCTTGATAATGCTACTTTCTGCAGCTTTTACTTGTTTATTCTTTAGGGGGAAAtaaacttctattaaattttCTTTCAGTCTCTTGAGGTATTCTTCTCCAGATTCAGTTATAGAGAAATTTTGTAGTACCAGATTAACTATCTTCTGTACAAGTGTTTCTATTCCTGTCTTTATAAACTCAACTTCCTCTTTTTCTCCATTGAACACACATTCCTTTCTATATACATCGTCCAGGTATATTTCaagattatttattttgttttcttttggacTTTTAGCAAGAGATAATTCAGCATTGTTTGTTGTTTCCACTGCCTTCCTTTTTCTAGCAGATAactttagtttatttatttcaatatcagcTTTCTGCCTTTCAGCCATTGCACATCAGTTAAATTTGCTCCAGATCTATTTATTATTCCGTCAAACTGTAATTCTATGCTTTGTCTTTTAAAGACAGTTATCTCTCTTTTACAACATACTTTTTCCAATCTTAATCTCTTGGTATGAATTTTATGAACAGTATATAACCCCATTCTAGTTTGTCTTTTTCTTGGTTTTATCCTCTATCTCATTGTTGGACATTTCTCAAGACTATTTTTAATCTGGaatgaaagatttttttaaataaatcaaaatcatCGATTATACTATTAAATTGAACATAGctgtaattttgtcattttaaggcACCAATCTTCTTAACTATTTCCTTAAAAAATCCAGAGAACCATAATAGCTGGTTATTTCTACCGGTGGGATaattctgcgtttctgcggtctctcggtattATCGCAacaatatttccagcagaatgtTTAccaaggaaaaatttaaaatgcaaaaaatctgcattttttcacCAACTTGTTTCACACGAGGTAAACCAAAGTTCACAATGAGATCTAATTATTGGACATTACTGCCGTCATCCatcaattaccgataatggtataacTGAGTAAGATGGTCAAACAAAGTCCTAACTTTTAATCCCACAgaattatttttcatgttataGCAGTTTGctaacaaaaaaattttcaattcACATGTAATTATATCTTCTTCAAAGCAGAGTTTCTTTACGACTGTTACCAGTAATTTAGTCtcttagttttttttacaaacctGTAATTCTCACAGCGAGGCATTATACTTGTAAGGCATTACCTGCTCATTTGCATTGaaaacacagaaatctctatttCTTTCATGTAAAAACGCAGGAATAAAACACACAGAAATTTATTACACAATTTCTTGGATCAAAAGGCAGAAGTTTTTGACTGCAGAAATAACCTGCGTATTGTGATGCGGTATACCATAATTATTCACCCTTTGTAAAATTATGACAGTCTGTTAAGACATGTACATATTGTATATGAAAtcattatttatcaaatttggcctCCACATCAATCAGACAAATTgtacaataacttgaaaacttgCAGAAAACTGGGGGCTGTTCAGTAAATGACGCAAAAGTTAAATACAACAGCTAAACTTTTTTCCTTGTATAACATCGTTTCTGTATGATGATTGACacatttatgtttaaatatcCTTTTTAATGCCACTgaagtacaaaaaaaattctctttGCACAAATGAAAATTCCAGCACATTAAGCTGTTTATTTACATAACTGGgatatttatgttataaaatagaataaattacCACTGCCTAAATCAGAATATCCTCCTGGTGAAACTGAAAAGACTCCACCTGTTTCAAGGCAGTTAATCAATATTCAATTGATGTTTTCATTTAGTATTAAATCCTGGCCATTTGTATGGTGCTTCTCTTGGGTCACCTTGTCcaatttttttcactcttgcaaagATCACTTTTAAAACAACCCCATATGCCATGTACAACTCATTGAAATAATAGATCAGTTTTCACATTTAGCATTTCCTGTTTCATTAATTACCCCAATCGGAAATATGTACCAGAATGCTTATAAGAgataataaaactatatatacaGTTCAGTATCAGTTACAATTAGGTTACCACTGTTCCTGTATTTATAGaagtatataaaaaaagtatGTTAAATTCAGCTTTTATTTGTGACATAATACACATAAAAATCGTAGATGAAAGGGCTTATGTAACAATACATTGATCTGCAGTGTTTTGTTTAGCTGGAGTAGGTTTTCGCCAAAATCAATGAGAGCCAAATGAGTCAATACTGGGCTTAGTGCCAAAACCTTGAGACTTTTGATGGATTTTTGAGGATAACTTTGTTTCTGAAACCACACATTCATAaaattttgaatgtatatttttttttataggttcttttataaatatttatgcaAAACAACAAACTGCATATTGCTGATTTCATGGTATAAAAAAACTTCAGAAGTGAGCCAGTAAAAGCTATCAAAATTGACCTTTAGAGTGACACTATTTGTTATGAAATGTAAAGAGTCATTGTGCCCAAAAATAA encodes:
- the LOC128549153 gene encoding uncharacterized protein LOC128549153 — protein: MAERQKADIEINKLKLSARKRKAVETTNNAELSLAKSPKENKINNLEIYLDDVYRKECVFNGEKEEVEFIKTGIETLVQKIVNLVLQNFSITESGEEYLKRLKENLIEVYFPLKNKQVKAAESSIIKVGSFYEETKNNFPDEFDFIFLLLCVKNWYFQFPLTGDALFTVPERINTVTTDHKESLKYVRSNGILNVTRSIHFDKYVRKHGPASMLRFIYKNRSGEEKYIHVDLSPGQKVFKGAQRGWLLWYSGEDFNPKFKSLCTEVVSSKNILLVDTIPSVTEIEVHFMRNILSKKHVKVYRILKFLIHGHGDGEILELYFQTEGHSYKKGYSSYLITRAVGGQQRSIIQQPCQLNEYKS